TGTAAACTCAAGGAGTTCATTCTTAGAAACTCACAGATCCTAGATATGTCCGAAGAATCTTGTCTACCTGCTCCCTGTCTAGCAACTGGTTCTATCAGTACCTGAGCCAAAGTTTGAATGGCCTGGCAAAGCTTGGAATTTGTGATGTCAGCCTGTAGTGGCTACTCTATAGGCATAGCTAGGTCACCTTTCCCCTAACTAGTCTGACATCTCTTCTTGGAGGATTGATCTAAAGTCAAAATATGAACACATGAATTAGAATAGATTTTATAGGGTTTTAAACTATATCACACAAactcaatatattataagtgaaacaattcctaatgtcctatagcattctgattataagtgtggttcaCAACATCTCCATAAGCAAGgatctactagacatggcttcaaaGTCTACTTAGCACTCTTAAACTTTGTGCTCTAACAATAAATTTTTCATGCTCTAGGGGGTACCCTCGGCATAGCCGACATTcagagactattgctagtccccaagcaaaccactaGGCTtgttcacacattcattcaataaACATTCTATAAGTGGAAAacttaactcatcaagatgatcaaatagATAATAACTCATCAAAATGATCAAATAGATAATAACTcatcaagatgatcaaatagataacttatataataaggccaaaggccaacaatctatccaatccaatcaacaaaactactatgaatgaaactagccaaaagacaatatcaaatcaataaattaacaatctagtctatgaaaccttTATAAACTGTCTAAGTGGTGCCAATGATAGATTTATGgctattttaataaaaataaaaataaaaatataaactcTAAAGCTAGATGATAAAAGAGTGGTATCCTCTGAAAGAAAGGAGGATTCACCAATCAGGTAGAATGTGAACAAATCCTCAACGATacttattgatgatctctacaACCTACCTCTGcgtcataaaatgatgcatgtccaAGTAGACATTAGTaaatggaatgtatgagtatgtaatatggtagaatTAAATAGGCATAAGGCAGAATAGcatcaactcaagtaactcaatcaagatgtcatacGTCTAAAgaaagagtaaggtttagacaaaggccaatcatatataatccaatccaatcagagtaatatcaagacctatatgagagtttctcttatccaacaatgatcacttatgagccagtgatcgtACAACAAACTCATTGTTATTGCCACAAcagtccaataccttgccaaggtaaaggaaaaatctaccaatcatggatccaacaatcaatcaaatcatatctttTCAGGATAATAAATTAGGGAAAATATCCaacttaatggttcaatcctctcttaTATTTGGCGACCTAGTTATTGAATTTGAGTCATTtcttactcttacctaatttagtgctcgatactcctcccaataCTCAATGATCAAaagacaatcaatcccaatcaaatTAATCAAGAAGTCTCATACGgacttttatcagttcatcagttagatccaatcaatcctttcaactgatcaattatccaatcattcccaatcatttaaGAGTAGTTGGGATAATAATTTATGACAATATTTAGTCGAGACCATTCAATTGAGTTAAATTATAAagatataaaggactatcaagtttcatcaaaattatcatcatgctcacatctcaatcacaatcatacattcaaaAGTTTAAAGTTGTAGACTTAATCCTTAGGCATATATGttcaatattagtcaaaatactattagggtttatgaaataagtagtttaaatcattttttcaagAAACAAGTTCGTAGGAAAATATCAATTacacaatattatgtaaaatatattaaatttaaggaaattctcaagaaacacaatcatggaGAATCAATTCATTCagaaatcaacctatcacaatcatggggaaCATGAAATAACAATTTCCATGCTTTATTTtcgccttacataccttggatGAGGACAAGACAATCAACTTGGCAAGAAATTGCTTGAACTTTTAAACCTTAGCTTTTTCTCCACTCCTTAGCCCTAGGTCTCTAGTTAGAATGCGTAGAAGGGACTTAGGAATGTTTAGAAACTCTTTTAAGgtcaaaaatgacctatatCAGTCATGGGTTAGATATAAGAGGGGTgggaaaattctcaagaaacacaatcatggggactcaattcatttacaaatcaccctatcattatcatggggcacatggaagaacaatctccatgctttagtttagccttacataccttagatgAAGATAGGAAAATCAGTTTGGTGAGAAATCATTTGTACTTTTGAACATTATCCTTTTCTCCACTCCATAGCCCTAGGTCTCTAGTTATAATGCGTAAATGGGACTTAGGAATATTTAGAAACTCTTTTAaggtcaaaaatgacctagatcAGTCATGGGTTAAATATAAGAGAGGGGGGGAAATTCTTAAGAAACACAAttatggggactcaattcatttACAAATCACCCTATAAAAATCACGaggcacatggaagaacaatgTCCATTCTTTAGTTTCGTCTTACATACCTTGGATGAAGATAGGACAATCATTCTGGCAAGAAATTGTTTGAACTTTTGAACCTTATCCTTTTTCCCACTCCTTAGCACTAGGACACTAGTTAGAATGCGCACAAGGGAGTTAGAAATGTTTAGAAACTATTTTAAAGTCGAAAATGACCAATATCAGTCATGGATTAAGTATAGGAGGGGAGGAGAAATGTCTGGAATGCCCCTCTTTAAAATTGTGAATTTTGAACTGTCATGGAGCACCTCCACGTCGCGTTGGTGGTTCATTCTACTTCGTTTTTTTACAAAAACTTTCGATAACCATCTAGGACCattgaaaatcaaaaaataatttttttattgcaGAGCTGTCGCgcaattttctattttttgtagtTTTACTTCGAAAAGTTATTTTTGATCCGATTGACCTAAAATTCAATCGGAACCATTGtcccatttaatttttttgcacCGATCGATATCCCGACCTCAGAATTACAAAAATAGTTGGGGATGATGTATTATGCAAGAAATCTCTCGTCTGGGctattttagtaatatttagGGTTGAAAAACTTTGGAGGTCCCTTATGACCTTAAACCACTTtcaatacacttcaaatacatTAGGAAAGGACCTCAACATAAAATCACAACTTAGAAGTCATGGGATCACCTAACTCTATAAAATCTCATATCAAGACCTAATCGGTAACAaaagtttcaactcaactttgtgctaagggattcttgtgaccttaattcatctcaaATCTATTATCACATTAAGGAATTGACCTTAAAACTTATATGCAAGGGTAGAATCACTTAGTATGATTCCATACGCATAAGAATGATGGTCCAGGTCTTAACTTAGAATATTTCAGCATCTTACAAAATTATAATGGCATGTCATattatgaaaaatgaattatttttctttttttaattctcGACTCATATTTCATGACTTACTTCAATCAGTACAATAATtgttaatctttaattttaaattttattatgaatctttaattttcatactttttcCTATGGATTGCACgataaaatcatatatataaaaattcaattccaatattgaaatattatccaaaaatatttctaaGAATACACTAACATATTTTCcatagaaatatttttcttccaaATGTTATCGTGCCCAATTTAATTAATTGCACTTTTTAACTCCAAAAATAGTTATGGAATATGACGTgtaataatttatcattttatttaaaaagtCTAATAATTTTCTTGGAATCAGATTACGCAAATCagttaatttaataatttaacaaAATTGGCTCAATAAACTTAAAAATTCTTGATGGACTATAGTAACAATTCATGTGACGCATCTATAAAAGGCACACCCCCTTTTCACAATTTATGTATTCTACTCCTAAATAGAGTGACTTTTATATTTTAGTATCAAATATGGATAGAAAAAGGCTTAGGCATACTAGGAACAGTAGTGAAGATGTAAGAAACTCCCTTTTAGACAAAAGGGCAACTAGTTTATTCAAGAAAGCAGAAGAGTTTTCTGTTTTATGTGATGTTGATGTTGCGATTATTATTTTTAGCCCAGGAGAAAACCAACCCATTGTTTGGAGATCTAGAAATATGGCTAGGGAGGTATTAATGAGGTATTCAAACTTTCCCGAGTCTGAAAGGCTTAAAAAGTTAATGAAACATGAAATGTATATTTCAAAGAAAGTGaatgagaaagaagaaaatattaggaaaatagaaaaaatgaatGAGGAGAAGGAAATGAAAATCCTCTTCAATCAAGTTGTGGAGGGAAAGAATATCGCTGAACTTTCTGTTAGAGAAATTCAAGGTTTATTAAAGCTTTCATCTGCTATAGTAGCTAAACTTCATCAGAGAAAGAAAAAAGTCAATAACCAACATCAGCCTTCTCAATCTCAAATTTCTCTCTCAAACTTTACGATAGTTAATGAAAATGTTTCCCCATTACCAAATGCAATGGATGACTTAAACAGTGACATGTGGTTTGTTAAGACTATGTCTACTAACCGCAATTATTTTGGCACAGGGGATGCAAACAATACCGCATTTGCACCAGCTGAAGGCGATGACATTAGTGCCGAAGATAATGGACATTCCAAGGGCCTGGATTGATAGTGTAATGCTTATGTTGTTCAATCCTTATTTTCATATGTTgtttttttatagttttaatGTTAATTTGTGTAATTTTTCCATCCATTTTGTGCTTTTGTACTTTTATTTCAGTTATTTATGAAGgatgttttatttttgttggaCAAGTGAACTTATCTGTTTATATTTGATACAAAATGTATTTTAATATGCATTGTAAAGTCTTAAAATTCTTACCCTACTTATAATTGTCTGATTTAAACAACTCATTCTAAAAAACCTCAGCCTATATAAGCtatcaaaataattattccGATTTAAAAGATCACAATTTTTATCTCgtactttttctctttctcactcctatatcttcttcttattcttttcCCATCCTCTATTCTTCcccattttctcttcttctctgaACTTtcgttattcttctttttcaattcCTTCATATCTTGTCACGACCTTGACATGCAATGAGGGACACCCATACTAACCTCTCGGTGGGAAAACCAATTACTAATCCAACTTAATCCACCAACCCAttttaagaagaaaaatcatGCAATCCATAGGAGTAAAATAGTTTAAACAAACAAATCTTGAGTTCCCATAAAGTCAATTAGATCAACATAAaatcatttatgaaaaataaCCCCCTAGAACATGAAGGTCATTTACCAAGACTCTAAATGTCTGAAATAAGAGGATGCAACCCCaactaagaaaacaataaaCTCAAGTCTATGAAATATCTATGTTCGAAAATATGGACAAAGAGATGAATATGAACCCATGGGAGCCCTGAATAGtagctcacccttggattcGAAAGTCAAGCGTCCCTTAACTAAGGTATCATATCAACCTCCTaaatatgccctatactcaaTAAGAAAAGtcaagtgcagtatgagtacacAACCACAATATACTAGTACGATCATACAACCAGTTCCAAAGATATCAATACAAACAAGTAACCACATAATAGTAAAACAGGCCAATATATATCCAAGCAGTCACAATATAATACAGATTTCCAATAACAATATTTTGAATCAACAAATGCATGAAACATGTCCCACAGGATCACAAAATGCTTATACCTGGTCCTTTAATGGAAACCACACACAAATAATTAGTGTACCAGTGCGATACTCGAGCCAACTATTATTTTATACCACACGTGGTACCCAAGACAATCGTTAGTATCTTTTACCGGCTGGTACTTATCCAACCGTCAACACAAATAACATACAAAATcacaatcataataataatgaacAACCAAACTTTAAACCTTAAGTAAATAAATAGGTCTATTGCATGATATTATTAACATGATGTCATTTTACTTTAACCATTTAGTTTCCTTCACATGCATTACACAAGTTATAGATACTACTCAGGTTGATACCAAATACAACTTTTGAATAACTTAGGCCTTCTAAATTCAAAACCTTtcaaatttacccttaggcatgacaagactacctttccattctaatATAAGCTTATtcgagaatttgaacttaacaatctaaGTAGTATAATCAACagaggcataacaagaataaagccagtccatgacaagaatcacatcaaaatcaaccttGTCCAACCCAACTAAGTAAGCCATGCTACCTTTGTGATAGATAgacacagtacaa
This sequence is a window from Solanum dulcamara chromosome 10, daSolDulc1.2, whole genome shotgun sequence. Protein-coding genes within it:
- the LOC129905059 gene encoding agamous-like MADS-box protein AGL92, with the protein product MDRKRLRHTRNSSEDVRNSLLDKRATSLFKKAEEFSVLCDVDVAIIIFSPGENQPIVWRSRNMAREVLMRYSNFPESERLKKLMKHEMYISKKVNEKEENIRKIEKMNEEKEMKILFNQVVEGKNIAELSVREIQGLLKLSSAIVAKLHQRKKKVNNQHQPSQSQISLSNFTIVNENVSPLPNAMDDLNSDMWFVKTMSTNRNYFGTGDANNTAFAPAEGDDISAEDNGHSKGLD